From Oncorhynchus mykiss isolate Arlee chromosome 6, USDA_OmykA_1.1, whole genome shotgun sequence, the proteins below share one genomic window:
- the coq5 gene encoding 2-methoxy-6-polyprenyl-1,4-benzoquinol methylase, mitochondrial isoform X2, protein MAASIRLLARRIVRDAFRTINSSVSVRIVSSSCPSNLSACRCFSDGAADKSTHFGFETVSEGEKAERGDISLRFLNYVRSQQERVARRTARANQTPSWQEISTSYTTPTEGIEMETEARESRAVVCDINKEMLKVGKQKAESMGVSSGLSWVVGDAEELPFDDDQFDVYTIAFGIRNVTHIDLALQEAVRVLKPGGRFMCLEFSKVTNPLLARLYDAYSFQMIPVLGEVIAGDWKSYQYLVESIRKFPDQETFKQMIEDAGLFSVRYHNLTGGVVALHSGFKL, encoded by the exons ATGGCGGCTTCCATTAGGTTGCTCGCTCGGAGAATAGTTCGTGATGCTTTTCGAACTATCAATAGCAGTGTGTCTGTTCGAATAGTCAGTTCAAGTTGCCCTTCAAATCTTTCAGCTTGTCGATGTTTCAGCGATGGTGCCGCGGACAAAAGTACACATTTCGGCTTCGAGACTGTGTCCGaaggagagaaggcagagagag GTGACATCTCCTTAAGATTCCTGAACTATGTGAGGTCTCAGCAGGAGCGTGTTGCACGGCGGACTGCCCGGGCCAACCAGACCCCCTCCTGGCAGGAGATCTCAACCAGCTACACGACCCCCACGGAGGGAATAGAGATGGAGACGGAGGCCAGAGAGTCCAGGGCTGTAGTCTGTGACATCAACAAGGAGATGCTAAAAGTGGGCAAACAGAAAGCGGAGAGCATGGGCGTCAGTAGTG GTCTGTCCTGGGTGGTAGGAGATGCAGAGGAACTGCCTTTCGATGATGACCAGTTTGACGTGTACACCATTGCTTTTGGCATCCGTAATGTCACCCACATAGACCTG GCTCTACAGGAGGCTGTACGTGTGCTGAAGCCAGGGGGAAGGTTCATGTGTCTGGAGTTCAGTAAAGTCACCAATCCCCTGCTGGCCAGGCTCTACGATGCCTACAGTTTCCAGATGATCCCAGTGCTGGGGGAGGTGATCGCTGGCGACTGGAAGTCCTATCAGTACCTGGTGGAGAGCATCAGGAAGTTCCCAGACCAG gAGACATTCAAGCAAATGATTGAGGATGCAGGGTTATTTTCTGTCCGCTACCACAACCTGACAGGAGGAGTGGTGGCCCTACACTCTGGATTCAAGCTGTGA
- the coq5 gene encoding 2-methoxy-6-polyprenyl-1,4-benzoquinol methylase, mitochondrial isoform X1, translating into MAASIRLLARRIVRDAFRTINSSVSVRIVSSSCPSNLSACRCFSDGAADKSTHFGFETVSEGEKAERVYKVFESVAQKYDVMNDAMSLGVHRLWKDMLLHVMNPQPGIRLLDVAGGTGDISLRFLNYVRSQQERVARRTARANQTPSWQEISTSYTTPTEGIEMETEARESRAVVCDINKEMLKVGKQKAESMGVSSGLSWVVGDAEELPFDDDQFDVYTIAFGIRNVTHIDLALQEAVRVLKPGGRFMCLEFSKVTNPLLARLYDAYSFQMIPVLGEVIAGDWKSYQYLVESIRKFPDQETFKQMIEDAGLFSVRYHNLTGGVVALHSGFKL; encoded by the exons ATGGCGGCTTCCATTAGGTTGCTCGCTCGGAGAATAGTTCGTGATGCTTTTCGAACTATCAATAGCAGTGTGTCTGTTCGAATAGTCAGTTCAAGTTGCCCTTCAAATCTTTCAGCTTGTCGATGTTTCAGCGATGGTGCCGCGGACAAAAGTACACATTTCGGCTTCGAGACTGTGTCCGaaggagagaaggcagagagag TTTACAAGGTGTTTGAGAGCGTGGCCCAGAAGTATGATGTGATGAATGATGCTATGAGTCTGGGGGTCCACCGGCTCTGGAAGGACATGCTACTCCACGTTATGAACCCCCAGCCAGGCATACGCCTACTGGACGTAGCTGGAGGAACAG GTGACATCTCCTTAAGATTCCTGAACTATGTGAGGTCTCAGCAGGAGCGTGTTGCACGGCGGACTGCCCGGGCCAACCAGACCCCCTCCTGGCAGGAGATCTCAACCAGCTACACGACCCCCACGGAGGGAATAGAGATGGAGACGGAGGCCAGAGAGTCCAGGGCTGTAGTCTGTGACATCAACAAGGAGATGCTAAAAGTGGGCAAACAGAAAGCGGAGAGCATGGGCGTCAGTAGTG GTCTGTCCTGGGTGGTAGGAGATGCAGAGGAACTGCCTTTCGATGATGACCAGTTTGACGTGTACACCATTGCTTTTGGCATCCGTAATGTCACCCACATAGACCTG GCTCTACAGGAGGCTGTACGTGTGCTGAAGCCAGGGGGAAGGTTCATGTGTCTGGAGTTCAGTAAAGTCACCAATCCCCTGCTGGCCAGGCTCTACGATGCCTACAGTTTCCAGATGATCCCAGTGCTGGGGGAGGTGATCGCTGGCGACTGGAAGTCCTATCAGTACCTGGTGGAGAGCATCAGGAAGTTCCCAGACCAG gAGACATTCAAGCAAATGATTGAGGATGCAGGGTTATTTTCTGTCCGCTACCACAACCTGACAGGAGGAGTGGTGGCCCTACACTCTGGATTCAAGCTGTGA